A genomic segment from Nicotiana sylvestris chromosome 1, ASM39365v2, whole genome shotgun sequence encodes:
- the LOC138877570 gene encoding uncharacterized protein, translating into MNAVSKELLSGIVYKSSAHKVWIDLKDKYDKVDGSRIFFLHKEITTLSQGISTVLAYFSRLTDLWEEYDALMPCPGCDCPESKSYSEHFEYQRLLQFLMGLNETYAQAISQILMMSPIPSVNKAYSMVVFEESQKNMGKSTQTLDMGDSTTLFTNKADMNT; encoded by the coding sequence ATGAATGCTGTGAGCAAGGAATTGCTCAGTGGTATTGTGTATAAGTCAAGTGCACATAAAGTGTGGATAGATTTGAAGGATAAATATGATAAAGTCGATGGATCTCGCATATTTTTTCTGCACAAGGAAATTACAACTTTGTCGCAAGGAATTTCTACTGTGTTAGCCTATTTCTCACGATTGACAGATTTATGGGAAGAATATGATGCCTTGATGCCATGTCCTGGATGTGATTGTCCAGAATCTAAGAGCTACTCGGAGCATTTCGAATATCAGAGATTGCTACAATTTCTGATGGGCCTGAATGAGACATATGCACAAGCTATAAGTCAGATTTTAATGATGAGCCCAATACCTTCTGTCAACAAGGCCTATTCTATGGTTGTTTTTGAAGAAAGTCAGAAAAATATGGGAAAATCTACACAGACATTAGACATGGGAGATAGTACAACATTATTCACTAACAAAGCAGACATGAATACATGA